CGCTGGTGTCGTCGAGGGCGCCGCCGAGCAAGGTCTCGACCAGCAGCTGGATGGCGGTGACCGGGGTGCGGAGCTCGTGGGAGACGTTGGCGACGAAGTCGCGGCGCACCCTCTCGAGGCGGCGGAGCCGGGTCTCGTCGCGGAGCAGGATGGCGACCTCCACCGGCTGGGCCACCGCCTCGCCGATCGGCAGGGCGCGGACCACCAGGTGGCGGGAGGCGGCGGGGTCGTCGAGCTCGCGGACCACCTCGCCGGCGCCGCCCAGGCACGAGGTCAGCATCAGCGGGATCCGGTAGTCGCGGACGCTGTCCTCCAGCCGCAGCCCCTCCACCTCGTCGGGGAGGTCGAGCAGCACCCGGGCCGCGGGGTTGGCGAAGCGCAGGCGGTGGTCGGCGCCGACCACCACCAGGCCTTCCTCGAGCCGCAGCGCGACGATCTCGAAGAGCCGGACGGGCAGGGCCGAGGGGCCCTGCGCCCCCGTGTCAGGCGACATGGTGGGGGGAGTATATGCGGCCATCCGTCCGGTGGCGGAAGGCTGCTTAAGGACCTGTTAATATGTGGACAACCCACCCGACGCTGTACCTCCCGCAGCATGAGGAAGAGGGCGGATCCGGCGCCGAAGGGGGACACTGGGATGAGCGCCAAACGCATCCTCGTCGTCGAGGACGAGGAGAACATCCGCGACACGCTGCGCTACAACCTGGTCAAGGAGGGCTACCGGGTCGACGAGGCTCGCACCGGGCCGGAGGCGCTCACCGAGGCGCGCCGGGTGCGCCCCGACCTCATCCTCCTCGACCTCATGCTCCCCGAGCTGAGCGGGCTCGAGGTCTGCCGGATCCTCCGCCAGGAGATGACCACCCCGATCATCGTGCTCACCGCCAAGGGCGCGGAGGTCGACAAGGTGGTGGGTCTGAGCATCGGCGCCGACGACTACGTCACCAAGCCGTTCTCGCTCAGCGAGCTGATGGCCAGGATCACCGCCATCCTCCGACGCGTCGAGCTCAGCCGGGGCAGCGCCGTCGCCGCCACCGAGGTCGAGGAGCTGGGCGGCTTCACCCTCGACCGCGGCGCCCGGATCGTGCGCATGAACGCCGAGGAGGTGCGGCTGGCGCCCAAGGAGTTCGACCTCCTCTCCTACCTCCTCGCCCATCCCGGCCGGGTGCAGTCTCGGGAGCGGCTCATCCAGGCGGTCTGGGGCAGCAACTTCTTCGGCGACCGGAAGACCGTCGACGTCCACGTGCGCTGGCTGCGCGAGAAGTTCGAGGGCTTCGCCGCCCTGCCCTTCCGCATCACCACCGTGTTCGGTGTCGGCTACCGCCTCGACCGGCTCGAGGACGCCGCCACCCCCGAGCCCGCGCCTGCGGCGAAGCGATGAGCGAGGCCCCGCCCGAGGTCCGGGCGGCGGGCGCCGTGGTCTGGCGGCGCGGGCCCGGCGGCCACCGCCGCTGGGCGATCATCCACCGCCCCCGGTACGACGACTGGAGCCTGCCCAAGGGCAAGCTCGAGGAGGGGGAGAGCCTCGAGGAGGCGGCGGTGCGCGAGGTCAGGGAGGAGACCGGGTTGAGCGGT
The window above is part of the Candidatus Dormiibacterota bacterium genome. Proteins encoded here:
- a CDS encoding response regulator transcription factor codes for the protein MSAKRILVVEDEENIRDTLRYNLVKEGYRVDEARTGPEALTEARRVRPDLILLDLMLPELSGLEVCRILRQEMTTPIIVLTAKGAEVDKVVGLSIGADDYVTKPFSLSELMARITAILRRVELSRGSAVAATEVEELGGFTLDRGARIVRMNAEEVRLAPKEFDLLSYLLAHPGRVQSRERLIQAVWGSNFFGDRKTVDVHVRWLREKFEGFAALPFRITTVFGVGYRLDRLEDAATPEPAPAAKR